Sequence from the Halalkalicoccus subterraneus genome:
CTCCCCGACGTGTGAGAAGGTCGGCTCCTCGAGTTCGCCGTAGTTCCGGGGGTTCTTGTAGTGATCGAGGATCTGCTCGCGATACATATCTGATCCCATGCTCATAGTGAAATCGAGTACGGGAGTGGCCGGCAAAAGGGTTCCGCAGGGCTATCTGAGTGCGTACAGCGCACCGTCGGTACTACCGATGTAGAGACTCTCGCCGACTACGGTCGGCGAGGAGAAGACCACTTCGCCGATCGAGACGCCCCACTGGTTGGTCCCCTCGGCGGCGTCGAGCGCGTAGACGTTGCCGGCGCGGTTCGCGACGTAGACGCGGTCGCCGGCGACCGTCGGCGAGGACCACACCTCACCGCCGGTCTGGAAACGCCACCGTTGCTCGCCCGTGTCGGCCGCGAGCGCGTAGACGTTCCCGTCGATGTTCGCCGCGTAGACGGTTTCGCCGTCGGTGGCCGGTCCGGACCCGGTCCAGTCACCCGTTTCGACCGACCAGAGCTCCTC
This genomic interval carries:
- a CDS encoding outer membrane protein assembly factor BamB family protein, translated to EELWSVETGDWTGSGPATDGETVYAANIDGNVYALAADTGEQRWRFQTGGEVWSSPTVAGDRVYVANRAGNVYALDAAEGTNQWGVSIGEVVFSSPTVVGESLYIGSTDGALYALR